The genomic segment CGGGTATACAGACCGCACCCGTAAGATAACCTTCAAAGAGGTATCGAAAGCGATCAACGCCATGACCGGAAGAGGTGACACCCTTCCCTATCTCGATACCGAGAAAAAAGACAACGACAGAGAATCTACTGCGAGGGCCTCCGTACAATCTGCAAAAAAGGTGGAAACCGACAAAAAACATGTTGAATACGTTGCCCACGATTTCCGCGATGATCAGGACGTAGAGGACCGGAGCGTAGCCTTCTCAAGACCTTTTTTGATCACACTCATCGTGATCTTTTCTCTGTTCTTCGGTGGTCTTGGTTACCATCTCCTTACACCTTCGAAACCACTTGAAACAGTGGTTATTCTCAAACGGGAAGCCAACTCCCAGAGTCCGGAAAACAGGTCTCAATCACCGGAAAACCTCCCAAAACCAGAAGGTTCAACAGACAAACCCGATTCATCACCACAGCAGGCCGAAACGACAAAAAAAGAGATCACAGAACCTAAGACAGAAACAAAAGAGGTGAAACCTGAGAGATACGCCATCGTCAATAAGGATGCGGCAAATGTAAGGAATGCACCCTACCTTCAGTCCCAGCGGATCGGCATGATCTTCCGTGGAGAATCACTCGACATCATCGAAGAGAGAACCGACGGAACCGGAACAAAGTGGTATAAAATACTCCTCTATGGAAATCGGGAAGGCTGGATCTCCAGCACTGTCGTGGTAGTATCATCAAGGGCAGTCGATAGTCGATAGTGAATAGCCGTCAGCCAACAGCACACAGCCGTCAGCAAAAACTAAAAAGAGCAGGCGGTATTCAGTAAGCACGAAACCCTAATATCGAAATCCTAAACAAATTCAAATGTTCAAAATTAAAAACGCATTTGTAGTATACCTGTTTTGAACATTAGATATTTGAATTTTGATTGTTTAGGATTTCGAAATTCGAATTTAGGATTTGCCATGAGCTATCAGCTATGAGCTGCTTTTCTCTCTATATACGATATACGAAATACGATATACGGATTTTCTATGAGCTATGAGCGCAGTATTCTCTTATCCCCTACCCTGATCGTCAGTTTTATCTCATCAAGATATTCAAGGAGAGGGATCATATATTTCCTGGAAAGATCAAGGCTGGATTTGAAATCGGAGGGCGTCATCTCTTTCTTTTGTGTCAGGTAGGCAATAACCATCCTTTTCAGATCTTCAATAACGTCGCGGTGAAAATACATATCCCCTTTTATCTTGATCACCTTACCATCGAAAACAAGGCCTTCAAGGATATCTTTGAGGTGCCGTTCATCTTTTTTAACCTCTGCGGAAAATTCTTTAAGTCCCGGCGGGGTATAGCCGTATTGATATAATCTCTTCAACGCTATCTCTTTAAAGTGTTCAATCCCTTCGTCCCGGGTGGTTCTCATACCTTTTGCAATGACCTTATCTTTTTCCGTTACAACAACCCCTTCCTGTATACACTCTTCGAGGGCTGCCAGAAACACCTGGGGCTCTACCTGCGGGAGCCTCATCCTCAGCTCTTCCCTCGATATGCCGACCTTCAGAGGGTTTTTTGCATAATAATCACTGATCAGCCCGAGCAAGGCCTTTTTATATTCTGTAAATTTCTCAGAATGGACAATGATCTTGCCTATGGTCCGCACCTTTTCTCTTTCATGCAGAGTTTGTATGATGTAATCTGTCTTCTTTTCTTCTTTGCCAAGCAGTATGGAGAGCAGCTCCTTTTTTAAACCACCATACCCTGCCTTTAAGAGATGGTATTCGGCCTTATCGGTATCACTTCCGTGCGTAAGAAGGGCATAAATGCCGCTCAGACCTTCTGCCTGTCTTTTGTGTCTACCGGGCAGAATATCGAGGACCTTCCCACCCCCGATAGTCTGTATCGTATAAGAGCCTCTCAGGATATAACCATCTCCGGGCAACATGACGATGGGGTGCGAAAATACGAATTGTACATAGCATTCCTCACCCGGCTCTATAACATCGATGTCAAGAAGCACAAGCCGCGCCTCCTCCTGCGTTGTTGCTACATGGAATCTCAGGATGCTGTTGTTTTTTATCGGTTTGAGGGGCAATGGAAGATATTTCAATGTGGCATCAATCCTCTGCGAAAGGCACAGCGTACCGGGTTTCCCTATTATTACACCCCTTTCAATATCATGTTTTTCTATGCCCTGGATATTCAAAGCGACCCTCTGGCCTGCGATTGCTTCACCGACATCCTCATGATACGCCTGGATATTTCGTACCCGTGCCAGTTTCCCAAGCGGATATATCTCGATCTCATCACCCACCTTTAAGAGACCGGAGATGCATGTCCCTGTAACGATCGTGCCGAACCCTTTCAGGGTAAAAACCCTGTCAACGGGCAACCGGAATATCCCTTCCTTCGATCTCTCGTCAATCTCCCTGGCAGCATTTTCAATCAGGTCTCTTAAGAGCGGAACGTTTTCGCCTGTGACGGATGAAACGGGTATAATCGGCGATCCCTCGAGAGACCTCCCGGCAAGGAAGTCATTAATATCCTCCCTGACAAGCTCTACCATATCATCATCGACGAGGTCTGTTTTCGTAATTGCGACAATACCCCTTTTTAATCCAAGAAGCTCGCAGATATCCAGATGCTCCCTCGTCTGGGGCATGACGCCTTCATCCGCAGCGACAACAAGCAGGACCATATCAATACCCCATGCCCCGGCGACCATGTGCCTCACAAATTTTTCGTGACCGGGCACATCAACGATACCCACAAGGAGATCTTCTCCAAACCTGTAATGGGCAAAACCGAGCTCGGTTGTGATGCCCCGCTCTTTTTCCTCTTTGAGACGGTCGCAGTCAATACCGGTGATGGCCTTTACGAGCCTCGTCTTCCCGTGGTCTATATGTCCCGCTGTGCCGATAACGATCTGTTTCATGACAGTCCCTAACTATACAATATTTTACGCGGCTACTCAATGAAGTTCAGGAACCCGCGGCCTGCAAGGCCGTATATCGTAGTTCGTATATCGTATATCGTAAAAAATCTCAGAGGGTTCTCTTGCAGTTCACTATATACGATATACTATATACTGCTCTTAGCTCTCCGCTGCATTATATCCATTGACTTGCGGTATACTTTATGTTTTAAAAAACACATGGATAA from the Syntrophorhabdaceae bacterium genome contains:
- a CDS encoding SH3 domain-containing protein, coding for GYTDRTRKITFKEVSKAINAMTGRGDTLPYLDTEKKDNDRESTARASVQSAKKVETDKKHVEYVAHDFRDDQDVEDRSVAFSRPFLITLIVIFSLFFGGLGYHLLTPSKPLETVVILKREANSQSPENRSQSPENLPKPEGSTDKPDSSPQQAETTKKEITEPKTETKEVKPERYAIVNKDAANVRNAPYLQSQRIGMIFRGESLDIIEERTDGTGTKWYKILLYGNREGWISSTVVVVSSRAVDSR
- the selB gene encoding selenocysteine-specific translation elongation factor, with the protein product MKQIVIGTAGHIDHGKTRLVKAITGIDCDRLKEEKERGITTELGFAHYRFGEDLLVGIVDVPGHEKFVRHMVAGAWGIDMVLLVVAADEGVMPQTREHLDICELLGLKRGIVAITKTDLVDDDMVELVREDINDFLAGRSLEGSPIIPVSSVTGENVPLLRDLIENAAREIDERSKEGIFRLPVDRVFTLKGFGTIVTGTCISGLLKVGDEIEIYPLGKLARVRNIQAYHEDVGEAIAGQRVALNIQGIEKHDIERGVIIGKPGTLCLSQRIDATLKYLPLPLKPIKNNSILRFHVATTQEEARLVLLDIDVIEPGEECYVQFVFSHPIVMLPGDGYILRGSYTIQTIGGGKVLDILPGRHKRQAEGLSGIYALLTHGSDTDKAEYHLLKAGYGGLKKELLSILLGKEEKKTDYIIQTLHEREKVRTIGKIIVHSEKFTEYKKALLGLISDYYAKNPLKVGISREELRMRLPQVEPQVFLAALEECIQEGVVVTEKDKVIAKGMRTTRDEGIEHFKEIALKRLYQYGYTPPGLKEFSAEVKKDERHLKDILEGLVFDGKVIKIKGDMYFHRDVIEDLKRMVIAYLTQKKEMTPSDFKSSLDLSRKYMIPLLEYLDEIKLTIRVGDKRILRS